In the genome of Streptomyces sp. NBC_00190, one region contains:
- a CDS encoding alpha/beta fold hydrolase, which translates to MPVFNTYDGTELACHVRGEGEPLVCLPGGAMRASEYMADLGGLTASRRLVLLDLRGTGASAIPVDESTYRVDHQVADVEALRVHLGLERMDLLAHSAGGNLAQLYAAAHPHRVRRLVLVTPTAWAVDLPVTTEHRLEAARLRAGSEPYDTAIAAYERILAGDGRGGRGDEDWDLAAPLFHGRWDEEVQAHWAAGEHQQNGKAAEAYAGPGAFDPPATRAGLRQVEGEVLVLAAELDGNPRPALAAELAALFPRGAVDVQPQACHFPWLDDPEWFAARVERFLSCGA; encoded by the coding sequence ATGCCTGTCTTCAACACCTACGACGGAACCGAACTCGCCTGTCACGTCCGGGGCGAGGGCGAGCCGCTCGTCTGCCTGCCGGGCGGCGCCATGCGCGCCTCGGAGTACATGGCGGACCTGGGCGGGCTCACGGCGAGCCGCCGTCTCGTCCTCCTCGACCTGCGCGGCACGGGCGCCTCCGCGATACCGGTGGACGAGTCCACGTACAGGGTCGACCACCAGGTCGCCGACGTCGAGGCGCTGCGCGTACACCTGGGCCTGGAGCGCATGGACCTCCTCGCGCACTCCGCCGGCGGCAACCTGGCCCAGCTCTACGCGGCCGCGCATCCGCACCGGGTGCGCCGGCTCGTCCTGGTCACTCCGACCGCGTGGGCGGTGGACCTCCCCGTCACCACGGAGCACCGGCTGGAAGCCGCCCGGCTGCGGGCCGGGAGCGAGCCCTACGACACGGCCATCGCGGCCTACGAGCGGATCCTGGCGGGCGACGGCCGAGGAGGGCGCGGCGACGAGGACTGGGACCTGGCCGCGCCGCTGTTCCACGGCCGCTGGGACGAGGAGGTCCAGGCCCACTGGGCGGCGGGCGAGCACCAGCAGAACGGGAAGGCGGCCGAGGCCTACGCGGGCCCCGGCGCCTTCGACCCGCCCGCCACCCGTGCGGGGCTCCGCCAGGTCGAGGGCGAGGTCCTGGTCCTGGCCGCGGAACTGGACGGCAACCCCCGGCCGGCGCTGGCGGCCGAGCTCGCCGCGCTGTTCCCACGGGGGGCGGTCGACGTCCAGCCCCAGGCCTGCCACTTCCCGTGGCTGGACGACCCGGAGTGGTTCGCGGCCCGCGTGGAGCGGTTCCTGTCCTGCGGAGCCTGA
- the paaK gene encoding phenylacetate--CoA ligase PaaK, with product MAAYADLHDEGERLSGDELAALQLTRLRATLHRAYDRVPFYRQAFDKAGVHPDDCGSLADLALFPFTTKTDLRDQYPFGMFAVPRSEVRRIHASSGTTGRPTVVGYTDGDLSTWADVVARSIRAAGGRPGQIVHIAYGYGLFTGGLGAHYGAERLGCTVVPASGGMTDRQVRLIQDFEPEVIMVTPSYMLTLLDEMERQGIDPRSTSLRTGIFGAEPWTEEMRREIEERLGIDAVDIYGLSEVMGPGVAQEFASSKDGLHIWEDHFYPEVVDPLTGAVVPEGEPGELVFTSLTKEAMPVIRYRTRDLTRLLPGTARPAFRRMEKVTGRSDDMIILRGVNLYPTQIEEILLRTAGLAPHFQLRLTKEGRMDALTVRVEARREADAARREAAGAAVVRAVKEGIGVSVRVEVVEPETLERSVGKIKRLVDLRGAGERGETRPGG from the coding sequence ATGGCGGCATACGCGGATCTCCACGACGAAGGCGAGCGGCTCAGCGGCGACGAGCTGGCCGCCCTCCAGCTGACGCGGCTGCGCGCGACCCTGCACCGCGCCTACGACCGGGTGCCGTTCTACCGGCAGGCCTTCGACAAGGCCGGCGTGCATCCCGACGACTGCGGCTCCCTCGCCGATCTCGCCCTGTTCCCCTTCACCACCAAGACCGACCTGCGGGACCAGTACCCCTTCGGGATGTTCGCCGTGCCGCGCTCCGAGGTGCGCCGCATCCATGCCTCCAGCGGCACCACGGGGCGCCCCACGGTCGTCGGGTACACCGACGGGGACCTGTCGACCTGGGCGGATGTCGTCGCCCGGTCCATACGCGCGGCGGGCGGCAGACCCGGTCAGATCGTCCACATCGCCTACGGCTACGGGCTGTTCACGGGCGGCCTCGGCGCGCACTACGGCGCCGAGCGGCTCGGCTGCACGGTCGTGCCCGCCTCGGGCGGGATGACGGACCGCCAGGTCCGGCTCATCCAGGACTTCGAGCCGGAGGTCATCATGGTGACCCCCTCGTACATGCTGACCCTGCTGGACGAGATGGAGCGCCAGGGCATCGATCCGCGTTCCACCTCGCTCAGGACCGGGATCTTCGGCGCGGAGCCGTGGACCGAGGAGATGCGCCGGGAGATCGAGGAGCGGCTGGGGATCGACGCGGTGGACATATACGGCCTGTCCGAGGTGATGGGACCGGGCGTGGCGCAGGAGTTCGCGTCGAGCAAGGACGGGCTGCACATCTGGGAGGACCACTTCTACCCGGAGGTCGTCGATCCGCTGACGGGCGCGGTGGTGCCGGAGGGCGAGCCCGGCGAGCTGGTGTTCACCTCCCTCACCAAGGAGGCCATGCCGGTGATCCGCTACCGCACCCGGGACCTGACGCGGCTGCTGCCCGGCACGGCCCGGCCCGCCTTCCGCCGGATGGAGAAGGTCACGGGCCGCAGTGACGACATGATCATCCTGCGCGGGGTGAACCTGTATCCGACCCAGATCGAGGAGATCCTCCTGCGGACGGCCGGTCTGGCTCCCCACTTCCAGCTGCGGCTGACGAAGGAGGGCCGGATGGACGCCCTGACGGTCCGGGTGGAGGCGCGCCGGGAGGCGGACGCCGCCCGGCGGGAGGCCGCGGGCGCCGCCGTGGTGCGGGCCGTCAAGGAGGGGATCGGGGTCTCGGTCCGGGTGGAGGTGGTCGAGCCGGAGACGCTGGAGCGCTCGGTGGGCAAGATCAAGCGGCTGGTGGACCTTCGCGGTGCCGGGGAGCGAGGGGAGACTCGGCCGGGCGGATGA
- a CDS encoding YhjD/YihY/BrkB family envelope integrity protein: MELMHRAMGFAALGFLTLVPLLVVVAAAAPGSGSGFGRWLGQALGVSASSRARVEMLFAAADLALERTTAFGLAALAVFGLTFGSAVQTGYEKVWDLPTARWHTMWRHVVWLALLVCYLALLVAIPPPSDDVFGTILGTVGDLVGTCLFFIGSQRMLLGGRVRWRALVPGAVATSIGLLGLRVFSQLVFSPLIASNAVTYGPFGTLLVVQSWLVGVGFVVYGGALVGRLFHEHLTVRRLRRSGHLPFGNPPSDHPS; the protein is encoded by the coding sequence ATGGAGCTGATGCACCGGGCGATGGGCTTCGCGGCCCTCGGGTTCCTCACCCTGGTGCCGCTGCTGGTGGTCGTGGCCGCCGCCGCGCCCGGCAGCGGCTCCGGCTTCGGCCGCTGGCTCGGCCAGGCCCTCGGGGTCTCGGCGTCCTCGCGCGCCCGGGTCGAGATGCTGTTCGCCGCGGCGGACCTGGCGCTGGAGCGGACCACCGCCTTCGGCCTGGCTGCCCTGGCCGTCTTCGGCCTGACCTTCGGCTCCGCCGTGCAGACCGGCTACGAGAAGGTCTGGGACCTACCGACCGCCCGCTGGCACACCATGTGGCGGCATGTCGTGTGGCTCGCCCTGCTGGTCTGCTACCTCGCCCTGCTCGTCGCCATCCCCCCGCCGTCCGACGACGTCTTCGGCACGATCCTGGGCACCGTGGGCGACCTCGTCGGCACCTGCCTGTTCTTCATCGGCTCGCAGCGGATGCTGCTCGGCGGCCGGGTCCGCTGGCGCGCCCTGGTGCCCGGGGCGGTGGCCACCAGCATCGGCCTGCTCGGGCTGCGCGTCTTCTCGCAGCTGGTGTTCTCCCCGCTGATCGCCTCGAACGCCGTGACCTACGGCCCCTTCGGCACTCTGCTGGTCGTCCAGTCCTGGCTGGTGGGGGTCGGCTTCGTCGTCTACGGCGGGGCCCTCGTGGGCCGGCTCTTCCACGAGCACCTCACCGTGCGCCGCCTCCGGCGGAGCGGGCACCTCCCCTTCGGCAACCCCCCTTCCGACCACCCCTCATGA
- a CDS encoding oxidoreductase gives MSVQDRETKAEGRVWLITGASSGFGLTLTEAVLATGDTVVAAVRRPDSLAALAAAHPERLVPIAVDVTDTARAEEVVGEVVNRLGRIDVLVNNAGRGLLGAVEETSDTELRELMELHFFGPAALTRAALPHMRARKSGAVVQMSSMGGRLAFPGVGAYCATKFALEGLTEALAGEVAAFGIKALIVEPGSFRTGFTSGNALRQTTALPAYENVVGPVRQGMPATDGHQPGDPVKAAAAILAALDAENTPLRLVLGNDAVDFITARDDATRAEAQAWESVSRGTDFDGAPTPAA, from the coding sequence ATGTCTGTTCAGGACCGGGAGACCAAGGCCGAGGGCCGGGTCTGGCTGATCACCGGGGCCTCGTCCGGCTTCGGCCTGACCCTCACCGAGGCCGTACTCGCGACCGGGGACACCGTGGTCGCGGCGGTCCGCCGCCCCGACTCCCTCGCCGCGCTGGCCGCCGCCCACCCCGAGCGCCTCGTGCCGATCGCGGTGGACGTGACGGACACGGCGCGCGCCGAAGAGGTCGTCGGCGAGGTGGTGAACCGTTTAGGCCGGATCGACGTCCTCGTCAACAACGCCGGACGGGGTCTGCTCGGCGCGGTGGAGGAGACCTCCGACACCGAGCTCCGCGAGCTGATGGAGCTGCACTTCTTCGGCCCGGCGGCGCTCACGCGGGCCGCGCTGCCGCACATGCGGGCCCGGAAGTCGGGTGCCGTGGTGCAGATGAGCAGCATGGGCGGGCGGCTCGCCTTCCCCGGCGTCGGGGCCTACTGCGCGACCAAGTTCGCGCTGGAAGGCCTGACCGAGGCGCTCGCCGGCGAGGTCGCCGCCTTCGGCATCAAGGCGCTGATCGTGGAGCCCGGCTCCTTCCGTACGGGCTTCACGAGCGGAAACGCCCTGCGGCAGACCACGGCCCTGCCCGCTTACGAGAACGTGGTCGGCCCGGTGCGCCAGGGCATGCCGGCCACCGACGGCCACCAGCCCGGCGACCCGGTCAAGGCGGCTGCCGCGATCCTCGCCGCGCTGGATGCCGAGAACACGCCGCTGAGGCTGGTGCTGGGCAACGACGCGGTCGACTTCATCACGGCCCGCGATGACGCCACCCGCGCGGAGGCCCAGGCCTGGGAGTCGGTCAGCCGCGGCACGGACTTCGACGGCGCGCCCACTCCGGCGGCGTAA
- a CDS encoding fatty acyl-CoA synthetase produces MTAVRHNTVDGLVHDSARRTPGRVAVRYGGRSWTYAELDAAVTTGAAVLRERYGLAGGDRVATFAHNSDAYLLVFLACARAGLTHVPVNQNLTGEDLAYILDDCTSALVLADPDLAGRIPGGYPVRPLRDAPGSFLAELTQAAQATEPAEPPAPRPGGDAHGLAQLLYTSGTTALPKGAMMTHRALVHEYESAIEALGLSEDDRPVHSLPLYHSAQMHVFLLPYLAVGAENTILDAPVAEQIFDLVEAGRADSLFAPPTVWIALANHPEFAVRELGALRKAYYGASIMPVPVLERLRERLPGLGFYNCFGQSEIGPLATVLGPQEHEGRMDSCGRPVRHVEAKVVDEDGKDVPDGTAGEVVYRSPQLCLGYWNDPGASERAFRDGWFRSGDLAVRDAQGYFTVVDRVKDVINSGGVLVASRQVEDVLYTHPGVAEAAVVGLPDERWIEAVTAVVVPRGEVTETELMAYARERLAHFKAPKRVLFVDALPRNASGKILKRELRDRFAAPPPA; encoded by the coding sequence ATGACGGCAGTGCGGCACAACACGGTCGACGGACTGGTACACGACAGCGCGCGGCGGACCCCCGGCCGGGTGGCCGTCCGCTACGGCGGGCGGAGCTGGACGTACGCGGAGCTCGACGCGGCCGTCACCACCGGGGCCGCCGTCCTGCGGGAGCGGTACGGGCTGGCCGGTGGTGACCGCGTCGCCACCTTCGCGCACAACTCCGACGCCTATCTCCTGGTCTTCCTCGCCTGCGCCCGGGCGGGGCTCACGCACGTACCGGTCAACCAGAACCTCACCGGCGAGGACCTCGCGTACATCCTGGACGACTGCACCAGCGCCCTGGTCCTCGCCGATCCGGATCTGGCCGGGCGGATCCCCGGCGGGTATCCCGTACGGCCGCTGCGCGACGCACCCGGCTCCTTCCTGGCGGAGCTGACGCAGGCGGCGCAGGCGACGGAGCCGGCCGAGCCGCCCGCTCCTCGGCCCGGCGGGGACGCGCACGGGCTGGCGCAGCTGCTCTACACCTCGGGGACGACCGCCCTGCCCAAGGGCGCGATGATGACGCACCGGGCGCTCGTCCACGAGTACGAGAGCGCGATCGAGGCGCTCGGCCTGTCCGAGGACGACCGGCCGGTGCACTCGCTGCCGCTCTACCACTCGGCACAGATGCACGTCTTCCTGCTGCCGTACCTGGCGGTGGGCGCGGAGAACACCATCCTGGACGCGCCGGTCGCGGAGCAGATCTTCGACCTGGTGGAGGCGGGGCGGGCGGACAGCCTGTTCGCGCCGCCGACGGTGTGGATCGCCCTGGCCAACCACCCGGAGTTCGCGGTGCGCGAGCTGGGCGCGCTGCGCAAGGCGTACTACGGGGCCTCGATCATGCCGGTGCCCGTGCTGGAGCGGCTGCGGGAGCGGCTGCCGGGCCTCGGCTTCTACAACTGCTTCGGTCAGAGCGAGATCGGTCCGCTGGCCACGGTGCTGGGGCCGCAGGAGCACGAGGGACGGATGGACTCCTGCGGGCGGCCGGTGCGCCACGTGGAGGCGAAGGTCGTCGACGAGGACGGCAAGGACGTCCCGGACGGTACGGCGGGCGAGGTGGTCTACCGGTCGCCGCAGCTGTGCCTGGGGTACTGGAACGACCCCGGGGCGTCGGAGCGGGCCTTCCGGGACGGCTGGTTCCGCTCGGGGGACCTCGCGGTGCGGGACGCGCAGGGGTACTTCACGGTCGTCGACCGGGTGAAGGACGTCATCAACTCCGGCGGTGTGCTGGTGGCCTCACGGCAGGTCGAGGACGTGCTGTACACCCACCCGGGGGTGGCCGAGGCGGCGGTGGTCGGGCTGCCGGACGAGCGGTGGATCGAGGCCGTCACGGCCGTGGTGGTGCCGCGCGGAGAGGTGACGGAGACGGAGCTGATGGCGTACGCGCGGGAGCGGCTGGCCCACTTCAAGGCCCCCAAGCGGGTGCTGTTCGTGGACGCCCTCCCGCGCAACGCCAGCGGCAAGATCCTCAAGCGTGAACTCCGCGACCGCTTCGCCGCGCCGCCGCCTGCCTGA
- a CDS encoding penicillin acylase family protein translates to MLRTRPILRRLALTGAALLATTAAIPQASAATADRIPSGGGLSAVIRYTENGIPHIVGRDYAHLGFGTGWAQAADQVCVLADGFVTLAGERSRWFGADAAPDGSLSSAARNLSSDLYFKGVRESGTVEKLLETPAPAGPGKDLKELMRGWAAGYNAWLAQNKITDPACKGAGWVRPVTATDVAARGFAVSVLGGQGRGIDGITAAQPPAAAGARAAAPQDPDPAAAAEAAREFFDTTRYDMGSNAVAFAGSTTADGGGLLLGNPHYPWQGGRRFWQSQQTIPGELNVSGGSLLGNPVVNIGFNEKVAWSHTVATGTPVNLHQLTLDPAEPTAYLVDGKPERMTRRTVTVPVAGGDPVTRTQWWTRYGPVVSNLGPGLPLTWTAGTAYALNDPNAANLRGSDTALAMGKARSVAGIQAALRRTQGLPWVNTVAADSAGGTLFTQSQVLPRITDELAARCSTPLGRATYPASGLAVLDGARGDCAPGSDPDAVQPGVFGPGKAPTLRDAPYAENSNDSAWLANAERPLTGYERVWGNVAAPRSLRTRGAIEDVAAMAEKGGLTVADLQKQQFANRAPAGDLAAADAAQACAALPGGTATAGDGTAVDVSAACGVLAGWDRTADSASRGALLFDRFWRKLTATTPAKDLWLVPFSAADPVRTPRTLNRAAPGVGRALADAVLELRDAGIALDAPLGEHQFVVRAGQKMPVGGGTEALGIWNKIEAPWNAALGGYPEVVHGSSHIQAVGWNGGRCPVARTLLTYSQSSNPESPYYADQTRLFAQERWVTSRFCERDILTSPQLKVVWPRERR, encoded by the coding sequence TTGCTCCGCACCCGCCCGATACTCCGCCGCCTCGCCCTCACCGGCGCCGCACTGCTCGCCACGACGGCCGCGATACCGCAGGCCTCGGCGGCGACCGCCGACCGGATACCGTCCGGCGGCGGCCTGTCCGCCGTCATCCGGTACACCGAGAACGGCATCCCGCACATCGTCGGCCGCGACTACGCGCACCTGGGCTTCGGCACCGGCTGGGCCCAGGCCGCGGACCAGGTCTGCGTCCTCGCCGACGGGTTCGTGACCCTCGCCGGTGAGCGCTCGCGCTGGTTCGGCGCCGACGCCGCGCCCGACGGATCGCTCTCCTCCGCCGCCCGCAACCTCTCCAGCGACCTGTACTTCAAGGGCGTACGGGAGTCCGGCACGGTCGAGAAGCTGCTGGAAACGCCCGCTCCGGCCGGTCCCGGCAAGGACCTCAAGGAGCTGATGCGCGGCTGGGCCGCCGGCTACAACGCCTGGCTCGCCCAGAACAAGATCACCGACCCCGCCTGCAAGGGCGCGGGCTGGGTCCGCCCGGTCACCGCGACCGATGTGGCCGCCCGCGGCTTCGCGGTCTCGGTCCTCGGCGGCCAGGGCCGCGGCATCGACGGCATCACGGCCGCCCAGCCGCCGGCCGCGGCCGGCGCCCGTGCCGCGGCGCCGCAGGACCCCGACCCGGCGGCCGCGGCCGAGGCGGCCAGGGAGTTCTTCGACACCACCCGCTACGACATGGGCTCCAACGCGGTGGCCTTCGCCGGATCCACCACGGCCGACGGGGGCGGCCTGCTGCTCGGGAACCCGCACTACCCCTGGCAGGGCGGGCGCCGCTTCTGGCAGTCGCAGCAGACCATCCCGGGCGAGCTGAACGTCTCGGGCGGCTCGCTGCTCGGCAACCCCGTGGTCAACATCGGCTTCAACGAGAAGGTGGCCTGGAGCCACACGGTGGCCACGGGCACCCCCGTCAACCTCCACCAGCTCACCCTCGACCCGGCCGAACCGACCGCCTACCTGGTCGACGGCAAGCCGGAGCGGATGACCCGGCGGACCGTCACCGTCCCGGTGGCGGGCGGCGATCCGGTGACCCGCACCCAGTGGTGGACCCGCTACGGGCCGGTGGTCTCCAACCTCGGCCCGGGCCTGCCGCTGACCTGGACGGCCGGTACGGCGTACGCGCTGAACGATCCCAACGCGGCGAACCTGCGCGGCTCCGACACCGCGCTCGCCATGGGCAAGGCCCGCTCGGTGGCCGGGATCCAGGCCGCCCTGAGGCGCACCCAGGGCCTGCCGTGGGTCAACACCGTGGCCGCCGACTCGGCGGGCGGCACCCTCTTCACCCAGTCCCAGGTGCTCCCCCGGATCACCGACGAGCTCGCGGCGCGCTGCTCCACGCCGCTGGGCCGTGCCACCTACCCCGCCTCGGGGCTCGCGGTACTGGACGGCGCGCGCGGCGACTGCGCGCCCGGCTCGGATCCGGACGCGGTGCAGCCGGGGGTCTTCGGACCGGGGAAGGCGCCGACGCTGCGCGACGCCCCGTACGCCGAGAACTCCAACGACAGTGCCTGGCTGGCCAACGCGGAGCGGCCACTGACCGGTTACGAGCGGGTCTGGGGCAATGTGGCGGCCCCGCGCTCGCTGCGCACCCGCGGCGCGATCGAGGACGTGGCGGCGATGGCGGAGAAGGGCGGCCTGACCGTGGCCGACCTGCAGAAGCAGCAGTTCGCCAACCGGGCGCCGGCCGGTGACCTGGCGGCGGCGGACGCGGCGCAGGCCTGCGCCGCCCTGCCGGGTGGTACGGCGACGGCGGGCGACGGCACCGCGGTGGACGTCTCGGCGGCCTGCGGGGTGCTGGCGGGCTGGGACCGTACGGCCGACAGCGCCAGCCGTGGCGCGCTGCTCTTCGACCGGTTCTGGCGCAAGCTGACGGCGACCACCCCGGCCAAGGACCTGTGGCTGGTGCCGTTCTCCGCGGCCGATCCGGTCCGCACGCCCCGTACGCTCAACCGGGCGGCCCCCGGCGTCGGCCGGGCGCTCGCGGACGCGGTCCTGGAACTGAGGGACGCCGGGATCGCGCTGGACGCCCCGCTGGGCGAGCACCAGTTCGTGGTCCGCGCCGGGCAGAAGATGCCGGTGGGCGGCGGTACGGAGGCGCTCGGCATCTGGAACAAGATCGAGGCGCCGTGGAACGCGGCCCTCGGTGGCTACCCGGAGGTCGTGCACGGGTCCAGCCACATCCAGGCGGTCGGCTGGAACGGCGGCCGCTGCCCGGTGGCGCGCACCTTGCTGACGTACAGCCAGTCGTCGAACCCGGAGTCGCCGTACTACGCCGACCAGACGCGTCTGTTCGCGCAGGAGCGCTGGGTGACGTCCCGGTTCTGCGAGCGGGACATCCTCACCTCGCCGCAGCTCAAGGTGGTGTGGCCGCGCGAGCGCCGCTGA
- a CDS encoding calcium:proton antiporter: MSTAARRFPLTDWTVVVPVVALVALVLSWGRDLPAPAVALVALCLGGAVLAAVHHAEVVAHRVGEPFGSLVLAVAVTVIEVALIVTLMADGGDKAASLARDTVFAAVMITCNGIVGLSLLVGALRNRVAVFNAEGSGAALATVATLATLSLVLPTFTTSKPGPEFSTAQLAFAAVASLALYGLFVTVQTVRHRDYFLPVDTGRSADEDDHAAPPTSRAALVSLGLLLVALVAVVGDGKAISPAIEAGVASAGLPNAVVGVIIALLVLAPETLAAVRAARRDRVQTSLNLAYGSAIASIGLTIPAIVLASLWLSGPLLLGLGPVHMVLLALTVVVGALTIAPGRATLLQGGVHLVVLAAYLLLAVSP; encoded by the coding sequence ATGAGTACCGCCGCACGCAGATTCCCCCTCACCGACTGGACCGTCGTGGTCCCCGTGGTGGCGCTCGTCGCCCTCGTCCTCAGCTGGGGGCGCGACCTGCCCGCCCCGGCCGTGGCACTGGTCGCCCTGTGCCTGGGCGGCGCCGTGCTGGCGGCCGTCCACCACGCGGAGGTCGTCGCCCACCGGGTCGGCGAGCCCTTCGGCTCCCTCGTCCTCGCCGTGGCCGTCACCGTCATCGAAGTGGCGCTCATCGTCACGCTGATGGCCGACGGCGGCGACAAGGCCGCCTCGCTCGCCCGGGACACCGTCTTCGCCGCCGTCATGATCACCTGCAACGGCATCGTCGGCCTGTCCCTGCTGGTCGGGGCCCTGCGCAACCGCGTCGCCGTCTTCAACGCCGAGGGCTCCGGAGCGGCCCTCGCCACCGTCGCCACCCTCGCCACCCTCAGCCTGGTCCTGCCGACCTTCACCACCAGCAAGCCCGGCCCCGAGTTCTCCACCGCCCAACTGGCCTTCGCCGCCGTCGCCTCGCTGGCCCTGTACGGGCTCTTCGTCACCGTCCAGACCGTCCGCCACCGGGACTACTTCCTGCCCGTGGACACCGGGCGGAGCGCCGACGAGGACGACCACGCCGCGCCGCCCACGTCCCGCGCCGCCCTCGTCAGCCTCGGCCTGCTGCTCGTCGCCCTCGTCGCGGTCGTCGGCGACGGCAAGGCGATCTCCCCGGCCATCGAGGCGGGCGTCGCGAGCGCCGGACTCCCCAACGCCGTGGTCGGTGTGATCATCGCCCTGCTGGTGCTGGCGCCCGAGACCCTCGCCGCCGTCCGGGCCGCCCGCCGGGACCGTGTGCAGACCAGCCTCAACCTGGCCTACGGATCCGCCATCGCCAGCATCGGCCTCACCATCCCGGCCATCGTCCTGGCCTCGCTCTGGCTCTCCGGCCCGCTGCTGCTGGGTCTCGGCCCGGTCCACATGGTGCTGCTCGCCCTGACCGTCGTGGTCGGCGCCCTCACCATCGCCCCGGGCCGCGCCACGCTGCTCCAGGGCGGGGTGCACCTCGTGGTGCTGGCCGCCTACCTCCTCCTGGCCGTGAGCCCGTGA
- a CDS encoding acyl-CoA synthetase codes for MTERPNGFWAQAAADPQRTVLVTPDGEEWSAGRLHADVNRLVHGLRAAGLEKGDVFAVVLPNGVEFITAYLAASQAGFYLVPVNHHLVGPEIAWIVSDSGAKVLIAHERFADAATAAADEAALPVSHRYAVGAVPGFRPYGDLLEGQPGTPPEQRTLGWVMNYTSGTTGRPRGIRRPLPGKLPEETYLGGFLGIFGIRPFDGNVHLVCSPLYHTAVLQFAGAALHIGHPLVVMDKWTPQEMLRLIDQHACTHTHMVPTQFHRLLALPQETKDAYDVSSMRHAIHGAAPCPDHVKRAMIDWWGRCVEEYYAASEGGGAFATAEDWLKKPGTVGKAWPISELAVFDDDGNRLPAGELGTVYLKMNTGGFSYHKDEGKTKKNRIGDFFTVGDLGLLDEEGYLYLRDRKIDMIISGGVNIYPAEIESALLTHPAVADAAAFGIPHADWGEEVKAVIEPAEGFEAGDALAAEILHHCEGQLARYKRPKTVDFIRTMPRDPNGKLYKRRLRDPYWEGRERAV; via the coding sequence ATGACCGAACGACCCAACGGCTTCTGGGCGCAGGCCGCCGCGGACCCGCAGCGCACGGTCCTCGTCACCCCCGACGGCGAGGAGTGGTCCGCCGGACGGCTGCACGCCGACGTCAACCGCCTCGTCCACGGCCTGCGCGCCGCCGGTCTGGAGAAGGGGGACGTCTTCGCCGTCGTCCTCCCCAACGGCGTCGAGTTCATCACCGCCTACCTCGCGGCCTCCCAGGCGGGCTTCTACCTCGTTCCCGTCAACCACCACCTCGTCGGCCCCGAGATCGCCTGGATCGTCTCCGACTCGGGCGCCAAGGTCCTCATCGCCCACGAGCGCTTCGCCGACGCCGCCACCGCCGCGGCGGACGAGGCGGCCCTGCCCGTGAGCCACCGGTACGCCGTCGGAGCGGTCCCGGGCTTCCGGCCGTACGGGGACCTCCTCGAAGGACAGCCGGGGACGCCCCCCGAGCAGCGCACCCTCGGCTGGGTCATGAACTACACCTCCGGCACCACCGGCCGCCCGCGCGGGATCCGCCGGCCGCTGCCCGGCAAGCTCCCGGAGGAGACGTACCTCGGCGGGTTCCTCGGCATCTTCGGGATCCGGCCCTTCGACGGCAACGTCCACCTGGTCTGCTCGCCGCTCTACCACACGGCCGTCCTCCAGTTCGCGGGCGCCGCCCTGCACATCGGCCACCCGCTGGTCGTGATGGACAAGTGGACCCCGCAGGAGATGCTGCGGCTGATCGACCAACACGCCTGCACACACACCCACATGGTCCCGACGCAGTTCCACCGGCTGCTCGCGCTCCCGCAGGAGACCAAGGACGCGTACGACGTCTCCTCGATGCGCCACGCCATCCACGGCGCCGCGCCCTGCCCGGACCACGTCAAGCGGGCGATGATCGACTGGTGGGGCCGGTGCGTGGAGGAGTACTACGCCGCGAGCGAGGGCGGCGGAGCCTTCGCCACCGCCGAGGACTGGCTGAAGAAGCCGGGAACCGTCGGCAAGGCCTGGCCGATCAGCGAACTCGCCGTCTTCGACGACGACGGCAACCGGCTGCCCGCCGGAGAACTGGGCACCGTCTACCTGAAGATGAACACCGGTGGCTTCAGCTACCACAAGGACGAGGGCAAGACGAAGAAGAACCGCATCGGCGACTTCTTCACCGTCGGCGACCTGGGCCTGCTGGACGAGGAGGGCTACCTCTACCTCCGTGACCGGAAGATCGACATGATCATCTCGGGCGGGGTCAACATCTACCCCGCCGAGATCGAGTCGGCCCTGCTCACCCACCCGGCGGTCGCCGACGCCGCCGCCTTCGGCATCCCGCACGCCGACTGGGGCGAGGAGGTCAAGGCGGTCATCGAACCGGCGGAGGGCTTCGAGGCGGGCGACGCGCTGGCCGCGGAGATCCTGCACCACTGCGAGGGGCAGCTCGCCCGGTACAAGCGTCCCAAGACGGTCGACTTCATCCGGACGATGCCGCGCGACCCGAACGGCAAGCTGTACAAGCGCCGCCTGCGCGACCCGTACTGGGAGGGCCGCGAGCGGGCGGTATGA